The following proteins are co-located in the Haloarcula marismortui ATCC 43049 genome:
- a CDS encoding alanine dehydrogenase, which produces MSNSLYSTARQDNQTTIVPSTDIEATVQMADLVPAIEAAFAAYENDTAQMPPKSYIDLPQHNGDFRSMPAYLETDDWEASGIKWVNVHPDNPDEFDLPTVMGTLVYTDPESGFPLAVMDATTLTMKRTGAAAAVATDHLAVEDATSLGIIGAGVQSYTQLEAISQVRPIESVIVSDLDDDRVQRFIDTFGDEFDVRAGTISEAAQCDVLSTVTPVEDPIVTLEDLGEHTHVNAMGADAEGKQELHTEVIREATLVIDDFEQTTHSGEINVPWSTGEIDESDIDAELGEIVVGNAPGRDDLSGISVFDSTGLAIQDIAAARIVYESLGDDSGHRLEMV; this is translated from the coding sequence ATGAGCAATTCACTATATTCCACAGCACGACAGGACAACCAGACGACTATCGTCCCCAGCACGGACATCGAAGCGACCGTCCAGATGGCGGACCTCGTTCCGGCCATCGAGGCCGCGTTCGCCGCATACGAAAACGACACGGCGCAGATGCCGCCGAAGTCCTACATCGACCTGCCACAGCACAACGGTGACTTCCGGTCGATGCCGGCCTACCTCGAAACGGACGACTGGGAAGCGTCGGGCATCAAGTGGGTGAACGTGCACCCAGACAACCCCGACGAGTTCGACCTGCCGACCGTGATGGGGACGCTCGTGTACACGGACCCCGAGAGCGGCTTCCCGCTTGCGGTGATGGACGCGACGACACTGACCATGAAGCGAACCGGTGCGGCCGCCGCCGTGGCGACGGACCACCTCGCCGTCGAGGACGCGACCTCGCTCGGCATCATCGGCGCTGGCGTCCAGTCCTACACGCAACTGGAGGCCATTTCCCAGGTGCGACCGATAGAGTCCGTCATCGTCAGCGACCTCGACGACGACCGTGTCCAGCGGTTCATCGACACCTTCGGCGACGAGTTCGACGTCCGAGCAGGCACGATTTCGGAGGCCGCCCAGTGTGACGTCCTGTCGACGGTCACGCCGGTCGAAGACCCCATCGTCACGCTTGAGGACCTCGGGGAGCACACCCACGTCAACGCCATGGGTGCCGACGCCGAAGGGAAGCAGGAACTCCACACGGAGGTCATCCGCGAGGCGACCCTCGTCATCGACGACTTCGAACAGACGACCCACTCCGGCGAGATAAACGTCCCCTGGAGCACGGGCGAAATCGACGAGTCGGATATTGACGCCGAACTCGGCGAGATCGTCGTCGGGAACGCGCCGGGCCGTGACGACCTGTCCGGGATTAGCGTCTTCGACTCGACCGGTCTCGCGATTCAGGACATTGCTGCCGCGCGTATCGTGTACGAATCGCTCGGTGACGACAGCGGACACCGCCTCGAAATGGTGTAA
- a CDS encoding nucleoside hydrolase has protein sequence MRRVIIDTDTAGDDTQAILLFCLSDRVTVEAITVVAGNVPFDREVENANYTLELADSLDVPVYEGARQPLLKEFEHAAYIHGEDGLGGDLFPETDIESASGFGPDEIVDRCRAAPGEITLLCIGPLTNLALAYAREPELPELVDEVWVMGGNVNCEGNVTPAAEFNLWVDPDAAKRVFNAFEVTLVDWGVCLRDAVFGSSEFGAVSAFDTELASFFESVTEQARAFNSEGPDDPGWTALPDSVTAALLAYPELREAVSTYHVAVDDRDGLTRGYTSVDVNGVTDGDPNTHVVESVDSDAFQSVMYSLLQSRDPDSGIAE, from the coding sequence ATGCGACGCGTCATCATCGATACGGACACCGCGGGCGACGACACACAGGCGATTCTCCTTTTCTGTCTCAGTGACCGAGTTACCGTCGAAGCTATCACGGTCGTTGCCGGGAACGTGCCCTTCGACAGAGAGGTCGAGAACGCGAATTACACGCTCGAACTCGCCGATTCACTCGACGTGCCCGTCTACGAAGGGGCGAGACAGCCGCTTCTCAAGGAGTTCGAACACGCGGCGTATATCCACGGTGAGGATGGCCTCGGCGGCGACCTGTTTCCCGAAACGGACATCGAATCAGCGAGCGGATTTGGACCAGATGAGATCGTCGACCGCTGTCGGGCGGCCCCTGGCGAAATCACGCTGCTCTGCATCGGCCCGCTGACCAATCTGGCGCTGGCGTACGCCCGCGAGCCTGAACTTCCGGAGCTTGTCGATGAGGTGTGGGTGATGGGCGGGAACGTCAACTGTGAGGGGAACGTCACTCCTGCCGCGGAATTCAATCTGTGGGTCGACCCCGACGCTGCCAAACGCGTGTTCAACGCCTTCGAGGTGACGCTTGTCGACTGGGGTGTGTGTCTTCGAGACGCGGTGTTTGGCTCATCCGAGTTCGGAGCAGTATCAGCGTTCGACACTGAGCTGGCGTCGTTCTTCGAGTCGGTAACCGAGCAGGCCCGGGCGTTCAACAGCGAGGGCCCCGACGACCCCGGATGGACGGCACTCCCGGACAGCGTCACCGCCGCGCTGCTGGCGTATCCGGAACTCCGCGAGGCGGTGTCGACGTACCACGTCGCGGTGGACGACCGCGACGGGCTCACCCGCGGGTACACCAGCGTCGACGTCAACGGTGTGACCGACGGGGACCCGAACACCCATGTCGTAGAATCCGTCGACAGCGACGCCTTCCAGTCCGTCATGTACTCGCTGCTCCAGTCCCGGGACCCTGACAGCGGCATCGCCGAGTGA
- a CDS encoding PUA domain-containing protein — translation MSDDEFRGLRRAADYQFGGGGGTALFAGPDTLDVTHTSSGRPRQVHATDGRIATYGDDGRFRLGLAGGNRLLDAFDGPRHRVVVGDESEPFIREGRNAFAKFVQSADSALRPGDEALVVHEDGYLLAVGRAELPGSGMDDFETGMAVKVRQGAED, via the coding sequence ATGAGTGACGATGAGTTCCGCGGGCTCCGGCGTGCAGCCGACTACCAGTTCGGCGGTGGCGGCGGGACGGCGCTGTTCGCAGGTCCCGATACCCTCGACGTAACACACACCAGCTCCGGCCGTCCGCGGCAGGTCCATGCCACGGATGGCCGGATCGCTACGTACGGCGACGACGGGCGCTTTCGGCTCGGACTCGCCGGCGGGAACCGGCTCCTTGATGCATTCGACGGGCCGCGACATCGCGTGGTCGTTGGCGACGAGAGCGAGCCGTTCATCCGCGAGGGCCGCAACGCCTTCGCGAAGTTTGTGCAGTCCGCCGACAGCGCCCTCCGTCCGGGCGACGAAGCCCTCGTCGTCCACGAAGACGGCTATCTGCTCGCCGTCGGCCGCGCGGAACTGCCCGGCAGCGGCATGGACGACTTCGAGACGGGGATGGCCGTGAAAGTCCGGCAGGGTGCAGAGGACTGA
- a CDS encoding transcription factor S translates to MEFCDECGSMMKTDDERWVCGSCGYEKARNAEAEQEMAVTTQGQEESEVVDTSEVDAEDMGPTTGARCPECGNERAFYEMKQIRAADESETRFFTCTECEHKWREDDH, encoded by the coding sequence ATGGAGTTTTGCGACGAATGCGGTTCGATGATGAAAACGGACGACGAGCGCTGGGTCTGTGGTAGCTGCGGCTACGAAAAGGCTCGAAACGCCGAGGCCGAACAGGAGATGGCCGTCACCACGCAGGGCCAGGAGGAGTCGGAAGTCGTCGACACCTCCGAGGTCGATGCCGAAGACATGGGGCCGACGACGGGCGCTCGCTGTCCCGAATGTGGCAACGAGCGGGCCTTCTACGAAATGAAGCAGATCCGCGCGGCCGACGAGTCCGAGACTCGGTTTTTCACCTGCACCGAGTGCGAACACAAGTGGCGAGAGGACGACCACTGA
- a CDS encoding M24 family metallopeptidase, with translation MTLTDRLDQYLRTAGLEAVWFARPNSFAWLTGGGDNVVDREGDIGVAAAGYDSDGVRVVANNIEAPRLRDEELDGDVTVATFDWHAESLAEAVADASPAPAAADFDVPGFESVDATQLRQPLTETQMKQCRDLARDTAEAVEAVARKVEPSHTELDVTAVLRQKLEGRGIATPVVLVGSAERAQSYRHYTSTDTELGDYALISVTVQRDGLHVSTTRAVAFDPPEWLMERTHKAARVETTALAATQVVGQGGGTAGDVFDAIQDAYAAVGWEGEWQNHHQGGATGFAGREWIATPGHEGEVALPHGYAWNPTIDGTKSEDTYLVSDDDIELLSGTGDWPTETVSAVGYDLELPRHTVLEL, from the coding sequence ATGACGCTCACAGACCGACTCGACCAGTATCTCCGGACAGCGGGACTCGAAGCCGTCTGGTTCGCCCGACCGAACTCCTTCGCATGGCTCACAGGGGGAGGCGACAATGTCGTCGACCGGGAGGGTGACATCGGCGTCGCCGCCGCGGGCTACGACAGCGACGGCGTACGGGTCGTCGCCAATAACATCGAAGCGCCGCGGCTCCGTGACGAGGAACTCGACGGCGATGTGACCGTTGCGACGTTCGACTGGCACGCGGAGTCACTGGCCGAGGCTGTTGCTGATGCGAGTCCGGCCCCGGCGGCGGCTGATTTCGATGTCCCCGGCTTCGAGTCAGTCGACGCCACACAACTCCGACAGCCGCTGACCGAGACCCAGATGAAGCAGTGCCGTGACCTCGCGCGAGACACGGCTGAAGCAGTCGAGGCTGTCGCGCGGAAAGTCGAACCCTCGCATACCGAACTCGATGTGACCGCGGTGCTTCGACAGAAGCTCGAAGGCCGGGGCATCGCCACGCCCGTCGTGCTCGTTGGCAGCGCCGAGCGGGCGCAATCATACCGCCATTACACCTCGACTGACACTGAACTCGGCGACTACGCGCTCATATCGGTGACCGTCCAGCGAGACGGGCTCCACGTCAGCACCACCCGGGCAGTCGCGTTCGACCCGCCGGAGTGGCTCATGGAGCGAACCCACAAGGCCGCCCGCGTCGAGACCACTGCGCTGGCCGCGACACAGGTGGTCGGTCAGGGTGGCGGCACAGCGGGCGACGTGTTCGACGCGATTCAGGACGCCTACGCCGCGGTCGGCTGGGAGGGTGAGTGGCAGAACCATCATCAGGGCGGCGCAACGGGCTTCGCCGGCCGTGAGTGGATCGCCACGCCTGGACATGAGGGCGAGGTCGCGTTGCCACATGGGTACGCCTGGAACCCGACCATCGACGGGACAAAGAGCGAAGACACGTATCTCGTCTCCGACGACGACATCGAACTGCTGTCCGGGACCGGCGACTGGCCGACTGAGACGGTTTCGGCCGTCGGCTACGACCTCGAACTGCCGCGACACACGGTGCTGGAACTGTAG
- a CDS encoding DUF5789 family protein, giving the protein MSDDESEDAEEPAVELGDGPDVTGAPLSRVSARLTWGIEHSTIVDREGDTTVRTPDGPQELATVLEDVDVPYFSDRQEFESAVRDVLGTGPVPTE; this is encoded by the coding sequence ATGAGCGACGACGAAAGCGAGGACGCGGAGGAGCCGGCTGTCGAACTCGGCGACGGACCCGACGTTACCGGTGCGCCGCTTTCCCGCGTCTCGGCCCGGCTCACCTGGGGCATCGAACACAGCACTATCGTCGACCGCGAGGGTGACACGACGGTTCGGACGCCCGACGGCCCGCAGGAACTGGCAACGGTGCTTGAGGACGTCGACGTGCCGTATTTCTCCGACCGCCAGGAGTTCGAGAGTGCAGTCCGAGATGTCCTCGGGACCGGTCCTGTTCCGACCGAGTAA
- a CDS encoding nascent polypeptide-associated complex protein: MFGGGGGMNPRKMKQMMEQMGIDMEDIDAQEVIIRTPDEELVFDDAEVQLMEAQGQKTYQVVGEPESRELGSGEGSAAAEGDSDESDSSSGVDEDDVELVAMRAGVDEDTAREALEANDGDLADAVDELE, from the coding sequence ATGTTTGGCGGAGGCGGCGGGATGAACCCGCGCAAGATGAAGCAGATGATGGAACAGATGGGCATCGACATGGAGGACATCGATGCGCAGGAAGTAATTATCCGCACACCTGACGAGGAACTCGTCTTCGACGACGCGGAGGTCCAGCTCATGGAAGCCCAGGGCCAGAAAACGTATCAGGTCGTCGGCGAGCCTGAGAGCCGCGAACTCGGCTCCGGCGAAGGCTCGGCCGCGGCTGAGGGCGATTCGGACGAGAGCGACAGCAGCTCCGGCGTCGACGAGGACGACGTCGAACTCGTCGCGATGCGGGCCGGCGTTGACGAAGACACCGCGCGAGAGGCGCTCGAAGCCAACGACGGCGACCTCGCGGACGCGGTCGACGAACTAGAGTAA
- a CDS encoding methyltransferase domain-containing protein yields the protein MAYLFVHEDREYLLDPGERFESDLGILEVPEDVEPGDVVETHLGTGFTVRRLRGPDLFTHLERTGAPMMPRDVGLVVGKTGVAAADRVLDAGTGTGILSAYMGRIGADVVTYEQDPEFAEVARQNMEIAGVADTVEVRTGDITDDLDDLSGFDVLTLDTEDAPTVVERTPTLLDRGGSLAVYSPFVENTREVVATATEVGLDGVETLDTIQREMDFDDRGSRPSTGGVGHTGYLTFARRP from the coding sequence GTGGCGTACCTCTTCGTCCACGAAGACCGCGAGTACCTGCTGGACCCCGGCGAGCGGTTCGAATCCGACCTCGGCATTCTGGAAGTGCCCGAAGACGTGGAACCGGGCGATGTCGTCGAGACGCATCTGGGGACCGGCTTCACCGTCCGTCGACTCCGCGGCCCGGACCTGTTTACCCACCTCGAACGCACCGGCGCGCCGATGATGCCCCGCGACGTGGGGCTGGTCGTCGGCAAGACCGGGGTAGCCGCTGCGGACCGTGTCCTCGATGCCGGGACCGGGACCGGCATCCTCAGCGCGTACATGGGCCGTATCGGCGCTGACGTGGTTACTTACGAGCAGGACCCAGAGTTCGCCGAGGTCGCGCGCCAGAACATGGAGATCGCCGGCGTCGCTGATACCGTCGAGGTCCGGACCGGTGACATTACGGACGACCTCGACGACCTCTCGGGCTTTGACGTGCTGACACTCGACACCGAAGACGCACCGACTGTGGTCGAGCGAACGCCTACGCTGCTGGACCGCGGCGGGTCGCTGGCGGTGTACTCCCCGTTCGTGGAGAACACGCGCGAAGTCGTCGCAACGGCCACCGAGGTCGGCCTCGACGGCGTCGAAACGCTTGACACCATCCAGCGGGAGATGGACTTCGACGACCGCGGCTCCCGCCCATCGACCGGTGGCGTCGGTCACACCGGATACCTGACATTCGCGCGGCGGCCCTGA
- a CDS encoding AEC family transporter, with protein MSLLSIFATAILPVVAVAAAGFALGRLQGTDPDALNTITVYVLAPALVVHSLTTSSLAGDTILSVVLAVVLFTAAMVLLAEGVGRLTGHSEPLLGAFVLVSIFPNTGNYGIPLADFAFGATGRSTAVLVTALQGVLLYTVGIYIAARGSGGSPLADMRRVFGVPLIYAVVVALALRWVGAVPPTESTVMQTLELLGNASIPVMLLILGIQLSNVDGNSDFQSVGIASALKLLLAPVFAFAAVLAVGFQNQTVARVVVLLLATPTGVTTIILVGAFSHGTGDQSPSELVSATVFLTTIASAVTVTLLVWLLQSGLVL; from the coding sequence GTGTCACTGCTGTCGATCTTCGCCACGGCGATCCTCCCGGTCGTCGCCGTCGCTGCGGCGGGCTTCGCGCTCGGCCGACTGCAAGGCACCGACCCCGACGCGCTCAACACCATCACGGTGTACGTCCTCGCACCGGCGCTCGTCGTCCACAGCCTGACCACGTCCTCGCTGGCCGGCGACACGATTCTGAGCGTCGTCCTCGCCGTCGTGTTGTTCACCGCCGCAATGGTCCTCCTCGCAGAGGGTGTCGGTCGCCTCACGGGCCACTCGGAACCCTTGCTGGGCGCGTTTGTCCTCGTGTCTATCTTTCCCAACACCGGGAACTACGGCATTCCACTGGCGGATTTCGCCTTCGGTGCGACGGGGCGGAGCACGGCCGTCCTCGTGACCGCACTGCAGGGCGTGTTGCTCTACACCGTCGGCATCTACATCGCCGCGCGGGGCAGCGGCGGCAGCCCGCTGGCGGATATGCGTCGCGTGTTCGGTGTGCCGCTCATCTACGCCGTCGTCGTAGCGCTGGCACTCCGGTGGGTCGGCGCAGTACCGCCGACGGAGTCGACAGTGATGCAGACGCTGGAACTGCTTGGCAACGCGTCGATTCCAGTGATGTTGCTCATCCTCGGGATTCAACTCTCGAACGTCGACGGGAACAGCGACTTCCAGTCCGTCGGTATCGCCAGCGCATTGAAACTCCTGCTCGCGCCAGTGTTCGCGTTCGCCGCAGTGCTCGCAGTCGGGTTCCAGAACCAGACGGTCGCGCGGGTCGTCGTGCTACTGCTGGCGACGCCGACCGGCGTGACGACCATCATCCTCGTTGGCGCGTTCAGCCATGGGACAGGGGACCAGTCGCCGAGCGAACTCGTCAGTGCAACGGTGTTCCTGACGACCATCGCAAGTGCCGTAACGGTCACGCTGCTAGTGTGGCTACTGCAGTCGGGACTGGTGCTGTGA
- a CDS encoding glycoside hydrolase family 13 protein translates to MTAARAWWKEAVVYQIYPRSFNDSDGDGVGDLQGIIERLDYVADLGVDVIWLNPVYDSPQKDNGYDISDYQTIYDEFGTMADWEALVEEVHNRDMRLVMDLVVNHTSDQHEWFRKSRQRDPEYEDYYIWREGGTDEDGDPVPPNNWESFFGGSAWEYDEERSEYFLHLYDTSQPDLNWRNDSVRTDIFDTIEWWLEKGIDGFRMDVINLLSKVEGLPDGDPDSEWVGAEHFIDGPEMLSYLTALDEEVLSNYDVMTVGEMPQLTVESALEYADTDGPLDMAFHFQHTKLDYADGERWSVGDWSLPELKRIIGRWQDGLAADGWNTLYWENHDQPRSVSRYGDPENYRRESAKLLGTFILTLRGTPYVYQGQELGMTNADWETMDDLRDVDAINHARELLDRDGVEEYDDVKDIVGYRTRDNARTPMQWDDSKNAGFTDGDPWIQVNPNYREINAADQQADVDSVYSYYQRLIQLRADRDVLVYGDYTDLLPDHETVFAFTRSLSADSGTERILVVLHFDDATETLDLPVEYADATLLEGNYDCDDTDPGTVTLAPYEARVYELFD, encoded by the coding sequence ATGACCGCAGCGCGCGCCTGGTGGAAGGAAGCAGTCGTCTACCAGATCTATCCCCGGAGCTTCAACGACAGCGACGGCGATGGCGTCGGCGACTTGCAGGGCATCATTGAGCGCCTGGATTACGTCGCCGACCTCGGCGTCGATGTCATCTGGCTCAACCCGGTGTATGACTCTCCCCAGAAGGACAACGGCTACGACATCAGCGATTATCAGACCATCTACGACGAGTTCGGGACGATGGCCGACTGGGAAGCGCTGGTTGAAGAGGTCCACAACCGGGATATGCGGCTCGTTATGGACCTCGTCGTCAATCACACGTCGGACCAGCACGAGTGGTTTCGGAAATCCCGCCAGCGCGACCCGGAGTATGAGGACTATTACATCTGGCGCGAGGGCGGGACAGATGAAGACGGCGACCCCGTGCCGCCGAACAACTGGGAGTCCTTCTTCGGGGGCTCCGCGTGGGAGTACGACGAGGAGCGCAGCGAGTACTTCCTCCACCTGTACGACACCTCACAGCCGGACCTGAACTGGCGCAACGATTCGGTCCGGACGGACATCTTCGACACCATCGAGTGGTGGCTGGAGAAGGGCATCGACGGCTTCCGGATGGATGTCATCAACCTTCTGTCGAAAGTCGAGGGGCTGCCCGACGGCGACCCGGACAGCGAGTGGGTTGGCGCCGAGCATTTCATCGACGGCCCGGAGATGCTGTCGTACCTGACGGCGTTAGATGAGGAAGTGCTATCGAACTATGACGTGATGACCGTCGGGGAGATGCCACAGCTCACCGTCGAATCGGCTCTCGAGTACGCCGACACAGACGGCCCGCTGGACATGGCGTTTCACTTCCAGCACACGAAACTCGATTACGCTGACGGCGAGCGGTGGTCTGTCGGTGACTGGAGCCTGCCGGAACTGAAGCGTATCATCGGCCGCTGGCAGGACGGGCTGGCGGCGGACGGCTGGAACACGCTGTACTGGGAGAACCACGACCAGCCGCGGAGCGTCTCCCGCTACGGCGACCCCGAGAACTATCGCCGGGAATCCGCAAAGCTACTCGGAACGTTCATCCTCACGCTCCGTGGCACGCCATACGTCTATCAGGGGCAGGAACTCGGGATGACGAACGCCGACTGGGAGACGATGGACGACCTCCGCGACGTGGACGCGATCAACCACGCGCGAGAGTTACTCGACCGAGACGGGGTCGAGGAGTACGATGACGTGAAAGATATCGTCGGCTACCGGACCCGCGACAACGCTCGAACGCCAATGCAATGGGACGACTCGAAAAACGCCGGGTTCACCGACGGCGACCCCTGGATTCAGGTCAATCCGAACTACAGAGAGATCAACGCTGCCGACCAGCAAGCCGATGTGGATTCCGTCTACAGCTACTACCAGCGGCTCATCCAGTTGCGCGCCGACAGGGACGTGCTGGTGTACGGGGACTACACCGACCTGCTCCCCGACCACGAAACTGTCTTCGCCTTCACACGGTCGTTGTCGGCGGACTCGGGAACCGAGCGAATCCTCGTCGTCTTGCATTTCGACGACGCAACGGAGACCCTCGACCTCCCGGTCGAGTACGCCGATGCGACGCTGCTCGAGGGCAACTACGACTGTGACGACACGGACCCGGGAACGGTGACGCTCGCGCCGTACGAGGCTCGCGTCTACGAGCTATTCGACTGA
- a CDS encoding creatininase family protein yields the protein MYLADETWPDLDDYFETESLALVPLGSTEQHGPHLPLATDHLIGEAFAREAADRTGYLCTPTINVGVSPHHRQFNGTMWVDAPVFRDYVESFTRNLAYHGIDRVIYVNAHGGNIEHLREVGRRLRDDEVLYAIEWMWDESIPDLVDDLFEQNGPHGGPKETAMIQHLRSELVHDDRLEDARDGGIPSVEAAETNKYGSRTFYDAADNTDNGVLGDQTDATAEKGAEMFEAATEQLVRLCEWLDAQAFDDLLPEPHV from the coding sequence ATGTATCTCGCTGACGAGACCTGGCCGGACCTCGACGACTATTTCGAGACGGAGTCGCTCGCGCTCGTCCCGCTCGGATCGACCGAACAACACGGGCCGCACCTCCCGCTGGCGACCGACCACCTCATCGGGGAAGCCTTCGCCCGGGAAGCCGCCGACAGGACTGGCTACCTCTGCACCCCGACGATCAACGTCGGCGTGAGTCCCCATCACAGGCAGTTCAACGGGACGATGTGGGTCGACGCGCCGGTGTTTCGTGACTACGTCGAATCGTTCACTCGGAATCTGGCGTACCACGGCATCGACCGGGTCATCTACGTGAACGCCCACGGTGGGAATATCGAGCACCTCCGGGAGGTCGGCCGCCGGCTCCGGGACGATGAAGTGCTGTACGCTATCGAGTGGATGTGGGACGAGAGCATCCCGGACCTCGTGGACGACCTGTTCGAGCAGAACGGACCACACGGCGGGCCGAAAGAGACGGCCATGATTCAACACCTGCGCTCCGAACTGGTTCACGACGACCGCCTCGAAGACGCACGGGACGGCGGGATTCCGAGCGTCGAGGCGGCAGAGACAAACAAATACGGCTCACGGACCTTCTACGACGCCGCCGATAACACCGACAACGGCGTTCTGGGCGACCAGACGGACGCGACGGCCGAGAAGGGCGCGGAGATGTTCGAGGCCGCGACCGAACAGCTTGTCAGGCTCTGTGAGTGGCTGGACGCGCAGGCGTTCGACGACCTCCTGCCGGAGCCACACGTCTAA
- a CDS encoding DUF7139 domain-containing protein: MTSLTDVYEGEVGRVASRRQQLVGTALFLVGVAGLVGAIALATTALGNRYGLDAYAARRVAGIIAGLGLPSVILGVFAVLPASRRIRLTALGGTGVAAGGVGLFQSLYPYSWTSSDPLLALLTGVVYFAGIVTTFWCLFASLATFKTRNDPGGTARMEVTEEGTIRLVEEARTLPGLGGIGFFGQDPDGTVETQTNRPGTGTEGAVSDGGTGQRSNDTRRANSCRRQPTGDTQSDRSTRSNRQSGSGTATERQSGRQANTRSSTGQQTTASSGADQTGPSENTLDPRIAEAGPEATPSADGGTATTGRDAITETAVHQGEPDTYCGNCRHFEYVMQDGDIEPYCSFHGEVMDDMEACSAWVRND, encoded by the coding sequence ATGACTAGTCTCACCGACGTGTACGAAGGGGAGGTTGGACGCGTCGCATCGCGTCGCCAGCAACTCGTCGGGACGGCTCTGTTTCTCGTTGGTGTTGCCGGACTCGTCGGGGCAATCGCACTCGCAACGACCGCCCTCGGAAACAGATACGGGCTGGACGCTTACGCAGCCAGGCGAGTCGCCGGCATCATCGCCGGGCTCGGGCTGCCGTCGGTTATTCTCGGCGTGTTCGCGGTATTGCCGGCCAGTCGTCGAATCCGGCTGACTGCGCTCGGCGGAACAGGTGTCGCAGCGGGCGGCGTCGGCCTGTTCCAGTCGCTGTACCCCTACAGCTGGACCAGCAGCGACCCGCTGCTGGCACTGCTTACCGGCGTCGTCTACTTCGCTGGTATCGTAACGACGTTCTGGTGCCTGTTCGCGTCGCTTGCGACGTTCAAGACGCGAAACGACCCCGGTGGGACGGCACGCATGGAGGTGACCGAGGAAGGAACGATTCGCCTCGTCGAAGAAGCCCGAACGCTCCCGGGGCTGGGCGGCATCGGATTTTTCGGACAGGACCCGGACGGCACAGTCGAGACGCAGACGAATCGGCCGGGGACGGGTACCGAGGGCGCTGTCAGCGACGGCGGGACCGGACAGCGCTCGAACGATACACGCAGGGCCAACAGCTGCCGTCGGCAACCGACGGGGGACACGCAGTCTGACCGCAGCACGCGGTCCAATCGACAGTCGGGCAGCGGTACAGCGACGGAGCGACAGTCGGGCCGTCAGGCGAACACTCGTTCGAGCACCGGTCAGCAAACCACCGCCTCAAGTGGAGCAGACCAGACCGGCCCCTCCGAGAACACACTCGACCCGAGAATAGCTGAGGCAGGCCCGGAAGCAACGCCGTCGGCTGACGGCGGTACGGCGACGACGGGACGCGATGCGATTACCGAGACGGCGGTCCATCAGGGCGAACCAGACACATACTGCGGGAACTGCCGGCATTTCGAGTATGTGATGCAGGACGGCGACATCGAGCCGTACTGTTCGTTCCACGGCGAAGTCATGGACGACATGGAAGCCTGCTCGGCGTGGGTTCGAAACGACTGA
- a CDS encoding DUF7513 family protein, with translation MSMFSKFLTGMSFRSTTPTFEAGEEIEVYVTELDEESGELVAQVGETRLHFENGEADIVGCRVLAKVESFDDGEHRGRVTHRKTLSQGSF, from the coding sequence ATGAGTATGTTCAGCAAGTTCCTCACCGGGATGTCCTTCAGGTCGACCACGCCGACGTTCGAGGCGGGCGAAGAGATAGAAGTGTACGTCACCGAACTCGACGAGGAATCCGGCGAGTTGGTCGCACAGGTCGGCGAGACTCGCCTTCACTTCGAGAACGGCGAGGCAGATATCGTTGGCTGTCGTGTGCTCGCGAAGGTCGAATCGTTCGACGACGGCGAGCACCGCGGCCGTGTCACTCACAGAAAGACGCTGTCTCAAGGGTCGTTCTAG